The following are from one region of the Equus przewalskii isolate Varuska unplaced genomic scaffold, EquPr2 contig_452, whole genome shotgun sequence genome:
- the LOC103567932 gene encoding olfactory receptor 4C46-like has protein sequence MENKNVTEFVQLGLIENSKMQKIIFFVFFVVYIISMVGNVLIVVTIIVSPLLESPMYCFLAYLSFIDACYSSVSTPKLIIDSLHKKKIILFNGCMTQIFGEHFFGGADVILLTVMAYDHYVAICKPLHYRIIMNRWVCGLLIVVVWVGGFLHATMQILFIFQLPFCGPNIIDHFMRDLNPLFSLACMDAHTPGLFIAANSGFICVLNFLLLLVSYVVILRSLRTHSMEARCKALSTCVSHITVVVLFFVPCIFVYMRPSATLSIDKAVVVFYTMITPMLNPLIYALRNTQMKNAIGKLCSRKALSGEK, from the coding sequence ATGGAGAATAAGAACGTGACAGAATTTGTTCAACTGGGGCTCATAGAGAATTCAAAGATgcagaaaatcatattttttgtgttttttgttgtctACATTATTTCTATGGTTGGAAATGTGCTCATTGTAGTCACCATCATTGTCAGCCCATTACTGGAGTCCCCCATGTACTGTTTTCTGGCTTATCTCTCCTTTATTGATGCCTGCTATTCTTCTGTCAGTACCCCCAAACTGATCATAGATTCactccataaaaagaaaatcatcctaTTTAATGGATGTATGACCCAAATCTTTGGGGAACATTTCTTTGGAGGTGCCGATGTCATCCTGCTTACCGTGATGGCCTATGACCATTAtgtagccatctgcaagccctTGCACTATAGAATCATCATGAATCGGTGGGTGTGTGGCCTGCTAATCGTAGTAGTGTGGGTGGGAGGATTTCTTCATGCAACCATGCAGATCCTCTTCATCTTCCAATTGCCCTTCTGTGGCCCTAATATCATAGATCACTTTATGAGGGATCTGAATCCTTTGTTCAGTCTTGCCTGCATGGATGCTCACACTCCAGGCCTCTTCATTGCTGCTAACAGTGGATTCATCTGTGTGTTAAACTTCCTCCTCTTGTTGGTCTCTTATGTGGTCATCCTGCGCTCTCTTAGAACCCACAGCATGGAGGCGAGGTGCAAAGCCCTCTCCACCTGTGTCTCCCACATCACAGTGGTTGTCTTATTCTTTGTGCCCTGCATATTTGTGTATATGAGACCTTCAGCTACTTTATCAATTGATAAAGCAGTTGTTGTATTCTATACAATGATAACCCCCATGTTAAATCCCTTAATCTATGCCTTAAGAAATACCCagatgaaaaatgccattgggaaaTTGTGTAGTAGGAAAGCTCTTTcaggtgaaaaataa